In a genomic window of Nocardia fluminea:
- a CDS encoding SulP family inorganic anion transporter gives MMTDNDPGTTTIATTRPLSCASLKPLLQQDLPASLVVFLVALPLSLGVALASGAPVVAGLIAAAVGGVVAGLLGGSKVQVSGPTASLAVVVAGAVQQFGWAAMCFITVGAGVLQILFGLSRIARAALGIAPVVVHAMLAGIGVVIALQQVHVLLGGTTVSSPWASIVELPRQAMSVQKGDLFIGLLVIAVLIGWQYLPRRVRVVPGPLVAVVAATVVSLVLPVTVERVRLDGSLLDGIGLPALPHGGWLPLALTMLTIALIASVETLLSAVAVDKLRPDQRTDFDRELLGQGAANMVSGVLGGLPIAAVIVRSITNANAGARSRAATVLHGGWILVFAIALVGLVRQIPTAALAALLVLIGVQLVKLAHIKRARRNGDIYVYLVTVIAVVALNLLQGMVIGLVASFALLLWRVVKFTITAAPRADGTWLVRIAGTCTFLAAPRLTAELAKVPAEVDVTVELSVDFLDHAACELLSDWAGARESGGGTVEFVELGAARMARTHDGPPEHGHARKAVDEAIRPWRRSGGVDPIAAGIAAYHSQHAHLMRPHLDGLRHRPDADTFFLACADARIVPNVITNSGPGDLFTVRNVGNLVPVGGSDVSVEAALIYALDKLDVRSVVVCGHSGCGAMEALYRQVPAGPGLDDWLAHAQPTLTAFHAGHPVAEAARLAGFGPIDQLGMVNVARQVQTLIDYPAVRSGIQERGIAVSGLFFDLATARVIEITADGIAEFGEARRAAAEPV, from the coding sequence ATGATGACCGACAATGATCCGGGCACCACTACCATCGCGACGACGCGCCCGCTGTCGTGCGCGTCACTGAAACCTCTTCTCCAGCAAGATCTTCCAGCATCACTTGTGGTCTTCCTCGTTGCCCTGCCGTTGTCGCTGGGCGTCGCGCTGGCATCCGGCGCGCCGGTCGTCGCCGGGCTCATCGCCGCCGCCGTCGGCGGGGTGGTCGCCGGGCTACTCGGCGGCTCGAAGGTTCAGGTCAGCGGGCCCACCGCGAGTCTCGCCGTTGTCGTGGCGGGAGCCGTTCAGCAATTCGGTTGGGCTGCCATGTGTTTCATCACTGTCGGCGCGGGTGTCCTGCAGATTCTGTTCGGGCTCAGCCGGATCGCGCGCGCCGCGCTGGGTATCGCGCCCGTCGTGGTGCACGCGATGCTCGCCGGCATCGGCGTGGTGATCGCGCTGCAGCAGGTACACGTCCTGCTCGGCGGAACGACGGTCAGCTCACCGTGGGCCAGTATCGTCGAGCTTCCGCGTCAGGCGATGTCGGTGCAGAAGGGTGATCTGTTCATCGGGCTGCTCGTGATCGCCGTGCTGATCGGATGGCAGTACCTGCCGCGCCGCGTACGGGTGGTGCCCGGCCCGCTGGTCGCGGTGGTGGCGGCGACCGTGGTCTCGCTGGTGCTGCCGGTGACCGTGGAACGAGTGCGCCTGGACGGCTCGCTGCTCGACGGCATCGGGTTGCCCGCGTTGCCCCACGGCGGCTGGCTGCCGCTCGCGCTCACCATGCTCACCATCGCCCTCATCGCCAGCGTGGAGACGTTGCTCTCGGCTGTCGCGGTCGACAAATTGCGCCCCGACCAGCGCACCGACTTCGACCGGGAACTGCTCGGTCAGGGTGCGGCGAACATGGTCTCGGGTGTACTCGGCGGCCTGCCGATCGCGGCGGTCATCGTGCGCAGCATCACCAACGCGAACGCGGGCGCGCGCAGCAGGGCGGCCACCGTGCTGCACGGTGGCTGGATCCTCGTGTTCGCGATCGCGCTGGTCGGCCTGGTCCGCCAGATCCCGACGGCGGCGCTGGCCGCGCTGCTGGTGCTGATCGGGGTGCAGCTGGTGAAACTGGCCCACATCAAGCGTGCCCGCCGCAACGGTGACATCTACGTCTACCTGGTCACCGTGATCGCCGTCGTCGCACTGAACCTGTTGCAGGGCATGGTGATCGGACTGGTCGCCTCGTTCGCGCTGCTGCTGTGGCGGGTCGTGAAGTTCACCATCACCGCGGCGCCGCGCGCCGACGGGACCTGGTTGGTGCGTATCGCGGGCACCTGTACCTTCCTGGCCGCCCCCCGGCTCACGGCCGAACTGGCGAAGGTACCGGCGGAGGTGGACGTCACCGTGGAACTGAGCGTGGACTTCCTCGACCACGCGGCGTGCGAGTTGCTCTCGGACTGGGCCGGCGCCCGCGAATCCGGCGGCGGCACAGTCGAGTTCGTCGAACTCGGGGCCGCGAGGATGGCCCGCACCCACGACGGACCGCCCGAGCACGGCCACGCGCGGAAAGCGGTCGACGAGGCGATCCGGCCGTGGCGGCGCAGCGGCGGCGTCGACCCGATCGCCGCGGGCATCGCGGCCTACCACAGCCAGCACGCGCACCTGATGCGCCCGCACCTGGACGGGTTGCGGCACCGGCCCGATGCCGACACCTTCTTCCTGGCCTGCGCCGACGCCCGCATCGTGCCCAACGTCATCACCAACAGTGGGCCCGGCGACCTGTTCACGGTGCGCAATGTCGGCAACCTGGTGCCGGTCGGCGGCTCCGACGTCTCGGTGGAAGCCGCGCTGATCTACGCGCTCGACAAGCTCGACGTGCGCTCGGTGGTGGTGTGCGGGCACAGTGGCTGCGGAGCGATGGAGGCGCTGTACCGGCAGGTGCCGGCCGGGCCGGGACTCGACGACTGGCTGGCTCACGCCCAGCCGACGCTGACGGCGTTCCACGCGGGTCACCCCGTCGCCGAGGCCGCCAGGCTGGCGGGTTTCGGTCCGATCGATCAGCTCGGCATGGTGAACGTGGCCCGGCAGGTGCAGACCCTGATCGACTATCCGGCGGTGCGCAGTGGCATCCAGGAGCGCGGGATCGCGGTGTCGGGGCTGTTCTTCGATCTGGCGACCGCGCGGGTCATCGAGATCACCGCCGACGGGATCGCCGAGTTCGGCGAGGCCCGCCGCGCTGCCGCCGAACCGGTGTAA